The Terracoccus luteus genome includes a region encoding these proteins:
- a CDS encoding NAD-dependent succinate-semialdehyde dehydrogenase, which produces MAAAVTQESVLESVPTGLFIGGQWRESASGDRIDVHDPSTGSVLATVADATVEDGRAALDAAVAAQADWARTPPRDRGELLRSAFELISERAEQFALLMTLEMGKTLAESRGEVTYGSEFFRWFSEEAVRIGGRYATAPNGATRLLTTKQPVGPTLMITPWNFPLAMGTRKIGPAIAAGCTMVVKPATQTPLTMLALADLLREVGLPDGVLNVVTTSHTGDVMEPLIRDPRLRKLTFTGSTPVGRTLMEQAAGGILRVSMELGGNAPFLVFEDADVDKAVEGAMLAKMRNMGEACTAANRFYVHASVAEEFTSKLTQRMGALTVGRGTEQGVDVGPLVDEKSRDKVSSLVQDAVGKGARVLVGGEVPSGAGWFYPPTVIADVPPDAEMAKEEIFGPVAPVSTFTDDDEAVRLANDTEYGLVAYLFTRDVSRALLVAEALEYGMVGVNQGIVSNPAAPFGGVKSSGVGREGGFEGIDEYLETKYIGLQL; this is translated from the coding sequence ATGGCAGCAGCAGTGACGCAGGAGTCGGTCCTCGAGTCGGTCCCGACGGGTCTCTTCATCGGTGGGCAGTGGCGGGAATCGGCCTCGGGCGACCGCATCGACGTGCACGACCCGTCGACGGGGTCGGTGCTCGCGACGGTGGCCGACGCGACCGTCGAGGACGGCCGCGCCGCCCTCGACGCCGCCGTGGCGGCTCAGGCCGACTGGGCGAGGACGCCCCCGCGCGACCGCGGCGAGCTGCTGCGGTCGGCCTTCGAGCTCATCTCCGAGCGGGCCGAGCAGTTCGCGCTGCTCATGACGCTCGAGATGGGCAAGACCCTCGCCGAGTCGCGGGGCGAGGTCACCTACGGCAGCGAGTTCTTCCGCTGGTTCTCGGAGGAGGCCGTGCGCATCGGCGGCCGGTACGCCACCGCCCCCAACGGCGCCACGCGCCTGCTCACGACCAAGCAGCCGGTCGGGCCCACGCTGATGATCACGCCGTGGAACTTCCCCCTCGCGATGGGGACCCGCAAGATCGGCCCCGCCATCGCCGCGGGCTGCACGATGGTCGTCAAGCCGGCGACCCAGACCCCGCTGACGATGCTCGCGCTCGCCGACCTGTTGCGCGAGGTCGGCCTGCCCGACGGCGTGCTCAACGTCGTGACGACGAGCCACACCGGCGACGTCATGGAGCCGCTCATCCGCGACCCCCGCCTGCGCAAGCTGACGTTCACCGGCTCGACCCCCGTGGGCCGCACGCTCATGGAGCAGGCGGCGGGCGGCATCCTGCGGGTCTCGATGGAGCTCGGCGGCAACGCGCCGTTCCTCGTCTTCGAGGACGCCGACGTCGACAAGGCCGTCGAGGGCGCGATGCTGGCCAAGATGCGCAACATGGGTGAGGCCTGCACGGCGGCCAACCGGTTCTACGTCCACGCCTCGGTGGCCGAGGAGTTCACGTCCAAGCTGACGCAGCGCATGGGCGCCCTCACCGTCGGTCGCGGCACCGAGCAGGGCGTCGACGTCGGCCCGCTCGTCGACGAGAAGTCGCGCGACAAGGTGAGCTCGCTCGTTCAGGACGCCGTCGGCAAGGGCGCCCGCGTCCTCGTCGGCGGGGAGGTGCCGAGCGGAGCGGGCTGGTTCTACCCGCCGACCGTCATCGCCGACGTCCCCCCGGACGCCGAGATGGCCAAGGAGGAGATCTTCGGCCCCGTCGCCCCGGTGTCGACCTTCACCGACGACGACGAGGCGGTGCGCCTCGCCAACGACACCGAGTACGGCCTCGTCGCCTACCTCTTCACCCGTGACGTGTCACGCGCGCTGCTCGTGGCCGAGGCGCTCGAGTACGGCATGGTCGGGGTCAACCAGGGCATCGTCAGCAACCCGGCCGCGCCGTTCGGCGGGGTCAAGAGCTCGGGCGTCGGCCGTGAGGGCGGCTTCGAAGGCATCGACGAGTACCTCGAGACGAAGTACATCGGCCTGCAGCTCTGA
- a CDS encoding barstar family protein has protein sequence MTTLLGAHAEVDDHLEALRIRGHDVIVVTAGVDKATTLDAFARALDLPTWFGHNWDALADALRDYDGPEGRSARLGRPVELVVDHAKTLRDTDSHTWSTLLDVLDEVEHERDDLTVTVVAR, from the coding sequence GTGACCACCCTGCTCGGCGCCCACGCCGAGGTCGACGACCACCTCGAGGCCCTGCGCATCCGCGGGCACGACGTCATCGTCGTCACGGCCGGCGTCGACAAGGCCACCACGCTCGACGCCTTCGCCCGCGCGCTCGACCTGCCGACGTGGTTCGGCCACAACTGGGACGCCCTCGCTGACGCGCTGCGCGACTACGACGGTCCCGAGGGGCGCAGCGCGCGGCTGGGCCGGCCGGTCGAGCTCGTCGTCGACCACGCGAAGACGTTGCGCGACACCGACTCCCACACGTGGAGCACGCTGCTCGACGTGCTCGACGAGGTCGAGCACGAGCGCGACGACCTCACCGTGACGGTCGTCGCCCGCTGA
- a CDS encoding ribonuclease domain-containing protein, giving the protein MPSTRNRPALLAVLAVAVLVLAWLVVRSAGGSGPDAGQPDARPGAVASSTDPASGLPWIAESALPAQARQTLALIRAGGPYPYPRNDDKTFGNRERLLPREPSGYYREYTVITPGEGDRGARRIITGREGEKYWTADHYDSFSRIREGS; this is encoded by the coding sequence GTGCCCTCCACCCGCAACCGCCCCGCCCTGCTCGCGGTGCTGGCCGTCGCCGTCCTCGTGCTGGCCTGGCTCGTCGTCCGGTCCGCCGGAGGGTCGGGCCCGGATGCCGGCCAGCCCGACGCGCGACCCGGCGCGGTCGCGTCGTCGACCGACCCGGCATCCGGGCTGCCCTGGATCGCCGAGTCGGCCCTGCCGGCCCAGGCCCGGCAGACGCTCGCCCTCATCCGGGCGGGCGGCCCGTACCCCTACCCACGCAACGACGACAAGACGTTCGGCAACCGGGAGCGGCTGCTGCCCCGCGAGCCCAGCGGCTACTACCGCGAGTACACGGTGATCACCCCCGGCGAGGGCGACCGCGGGGCGCGCCGCATCATCACCGGACGCGAGGGCGAGAAGTACTGGACCGCCGACCACTACGACTCCTTCAGCCGCATCCGGGAGGGGTCGTGA
- the dxr gene encoding 1-deoxy-D-xylulose-5-phosphate reductoisomerase — MRETVRVTDAVQPTSPSGERARRVVLLGSTGSIGTQAIDIVQRNRDRFEVVGLSAGGNVTLLAEQAVTLRVPVVAAASATSDELASALAAAADRAGVRGYDPELLVGDRASTELAGREADVVVNGITGAIGLEPTLAALRAGTTLALANKESLIIGGPLVKAVAGADQIVPVDSEHSAIAQCLRGGRSQEVRRLVVTASGGPFRGRSRPELADVTPAQALAHPNFSMGRVITTNSATLVNKGLEVIEAHLLFDVPFSAIEVVVHPQQMIHSMVEFVDGSTIAQAGPPRMLVPIALGLSWPERVADADVPVDWTKVQSWDFEPLDDEAFPAVALARRVGEAGGTWPAVYNAANEVAVDAFHEGRLGFVDIVDTVTAVVDAYGAEPASDRDADLTLQDVLAADAWAREAASARTA; from the coding sequence ATGCGCGAGACTGTCCGGGTGACGGATGCCGTGCAGCCCACCAGTCCCTCCGGCGAGCGCGCGCGCCGCGTCGTGCTGCTCGGCTCGACCGGCTCGATCGGCACGCAGGCCATCGACATCGTGCAGCGCAACCGCGACCGGTTCGAGGTCGTCGGGCTGTCGGCCGGCGGCAACGTCACCCTGCTGGCCGAGCAGGCCGTGACGCTCCGGGTGCCGGTGGTCGCCGCCGCCTCGGCCACCAGCGACGAGCTGGCGTCGGCGCTCGCGGCGGCCGCCGACCGTGCCGGCGTCCGCGGCTACGACCCCGAGCTGCTCGTCGGCGACCGGGCCAGCACCGAGCTGGCCGGGCGCGAGGCCGACGTCGTCGTCAACGGCATCACCGGCGCCATCGGGCTCGAGCCGACCCTCGCCGCCCTGCGCGCGGGCACGACCCTCGCCCTGGCCAACAAGGAGTCGCTGATCATCGGGGGCCCCCTCGTCAAGGCGGTCGCCGGGGCCGACCAGATCGTGCCGGTCGACAGCGAGCACTCCGCCATCGCACAGTGCCTCCGCGGGGGCCGGTCGCAGGAGGTGCGGCGGCTCGTCGTCACGGCCAGCGGCGGTCCGTTCCGGGGCCGGTCACGGCCCGAGCTGGCCGACGTCACCCCGGCCCAGGCGCTCGCGCACCCGAACTTCTCGATGGGGCGGGTCATCACGACGAACTCGGCCACGCTCGTCAACAAGGGCCTCGAGGTCATCGAGGCGCACCTGCTCTTCGACGTGCCGTTCAGCGCCATCGAGGTCGTCGTGCACCCGCAGCAGATGATCCACTCCATGGTCGAGTTCGTCGACGGCTCGACCATCGCCCAGGCCGGTCCGCCCCGCATGCTCGTGCCCATCGCCCTCGGCCTCAGCTGGCCCGAGCGGGTCGCGGACGCCGACGTCCCCGTCGACTGGACGAAGGTGCAGTCGTGGGACTTCGAGCCGCTCGACGACGAGGCGTTCCCGGCCGTGGCCCTCGCCCGTCGGGTGGGGGAGGCGGGCGGCACCTGGCCGGCCGTCTACAACGCTGCGAACGAGGTCGCCGTCGACGCGTTCCACGAGGGTCGGCTGGGGTTCGTCGACATCGTCGACACCGTGACCGCGGTCGTCGACGCGTACGGCGCCGAACCGGCATCCGACCGCGACGCCGATCTCACCCTGCAGGACGTGCTGGCCGCCGACGCGTGGGCCCGGGAAGCGGCATCCGCCCGGACGGCCTAG
- a CDS encoding M50 family metallopeptidase: MLFVLGVLIVFAGVALSIALHEIGHLLPAKKFGVKVTQYMVGFGPTVWSRRRGETEYGVKAIPLGGYVRMIGMLPPRPGDRPGELRELSTGRFSQMVDQARNDSMVEIQPGDEDRVFYKLHPAKKIVIMLGGPMMNLVIAFVLLTGVITLYGLPQVVPKVGLLSSCVPTAAPTLQVPQPKCATGDPQSPAAAGGLKADDRIVSVNGQSISTWDQVTALIRDSAGTPLRLVVQRGDAQVPLTVTPAALQRPTFDAQGQPVTRDGQLVLSRVGFLGVTPAQELVKKPIYDAPAFVWEQTVQTASVVVKIPQKMVGVVQAAFGSGERDPNGPISVVGVGRIGGEVAALDVPADEGGNWLKLAQLVLLIASLNLALFVFNLVPLLPLDGGHVAGALWESVKRAVARVRGRPDPGYVDVAKGLPIAYGMSLVLITMSVLLIYADIVKPIDLFG; encoded by the coding sequence GTGCTCTTCGTCCTCGGCGTCCTCATCGTGTTCGCGGGGGTCGCCCTGTCCATCGCGCTCCACGAGATCGGCCACCTCCTGCCGGCCAAGAAGTTCGGCGTCAAGGTGACGCAGTACATGGTCGGCTTCGGGCCGACGGTCTGGTCACGCCGCAGGGGGGAGACCGAGTACGGGGTCAAGGCCATCCCGCTCGGTGGCTACGTCCGCATGATCGGCATGCTGCCTCCACGACCCGGCGACCGGCCCGGCGAGCTGCGCGAGCTCTCGACCGGGCGCTTCAGCCAGATGGTCGACCAAGCCCGCAACGACTCGATGGTCGAGATCCAGCCGGGCGACGAGGACCGCGTCTTCTACAAGCTGCACCCCGCCAAGAAGATCGTCATCATGCTCGGCGGGCCGATGATGAACCTCGTCATCGCCTTCGTGCTGCTGACCGGCGTCATCACGCTGTACGGCCTGCCGCAGGTCGTGCCCAAGGTGGGACTGCTGTCGTCGTGCGTCCCGACGGCCGCCCCGACCCTGCAGGTGCCGCAGCCGAAATGCGCGACGGGCGACCCGCAGTCGCCGGCCGCGGCCGGTGGGCTGAAGGCGGACGACCGCATCGTCTCCGTCAACGGTCAGTCGATCTCGACGTGGGACCAGGTGACCGCCCTCATCCGCGACAGCGCCGGCACGCCGCTGCGCCTCGTCGTGCAGCGCGGCGACGCGCAGGTGCCGCTCACCGTCACCCCGGCGGCGCTGCAGCGACCCACCTTCGACGCCCAGGGACAGCCGGTCACCCGCGACGGCCAGCTCGTGCTGAGCCGCGTCGGGTTCCTCGGCGTCACCCCGGCGCAGGAGCTGGTCAAGAAGCCGATCTACGACGCACCCGCGTTCGTCTGGGAGCAGACGGTGCAGACGGCATCCGTCGTCGTGAAGATCCCGCAGAAGATGGTCGGCGTCGTGCAGGCCGCCTTCGGCTCGGGGGAGCGCGACCCCAACGGACCCATCTCCGTGGTCGGCGTCGGCCGCATCGGCGGCGAGGTCGCGGCGCTCGACGTGCCCGCCGACGAGGGCGGCAACTGGCTCAAGCTCGCCCAGCTCGTGCTGCTCATCGCCTCGCTCAACCTCGCGCTCTTCGTCTTCAACCTCGTGCCGCTGCTGCCCCTCGACGGCGGGCACGTCGCCGGCGCCCTCTGGGAGTCGGTCAAGCGCGCGGTGGCCCGGGTGCGCGGGCGCCCCGACCCCGGCTACGTCGACGTCGCCAAGGGCCTGCCCATCGCGTACGGCATGTCGCTCGTGCTCATCACGATGTCGGTGCTCCTCATCTACGCCGACATCGTCAAGCCGATCGACCTCTTCGGCTGA
- the ispG gene encoding flavodoxin-dependent (E)-4-hydroxy-3-methylbut-2-enyl-diphosphate synthase translates to MSVSLGMPPLPPPVLAPRRPTRQIQVGKVGVGSDFPVSVQSMTTTPTTDINATLQQIAELTASGCDIVRVACPSQDDADALPAIARKSQIPVIADIHFQPKYVYAAIDAGCAAVRVNPGNIRQFDDQVKEIARAAKDAGVSIRIGVNAGSLDKRIMEKYGKATPEALVESAVWEASLFEEHDFHDFKISVKHNDPVVMVRAYELLAERGDWPLHLGVTEAGPAFQGTIKSATAFGALLSKGIGDTIRVSLSAPPVEEVKVGNQILQSLNLRPRKLEIVSCPSCGRAQVDVYTLADQVTAGLEGMTVPLRVAVMGCVVNGPGEAREADLGVASGNGKGQIFVKGEVIKTVPESQIVETLIEEAMRLADEMGEPVDEESAGTPSVTVG, encoded by the coding sequence ATGAGCGTCTCCCTCGGCATGCCGCCGCTGCCCCCGCCGGTCCTCGCACCGCGGCGGCCCACCCGCCAGATCCAGGTCGGCAAGGTCGGGGTCGGCAGCGACTTCCCGGTCTCGGTGCAGTCGATGACGACGACGCCCACCACCGACATCAACGCCACGCTGCAGCAGATCGCCGAGCTGACGGCCTCCGGCTGCGACATCGTGCGCGTCGCCTGCCCGAGCCAGGACGACGCCGACGCCCTGCCGGCGATCGCCCGCAAGAGCCAGATCCCGGTCATCGCCGACATCCACTTCCAGCCGAAGTACGTCTACGCGGCCATCGACGCCGGCTGCGCCGCCGTGCGCGTCAACCCGGGCAACATCCGCCAGTTCGACGACCAGGTCAAGGAGATCGCCCGCGCGGCCAAGGACGCCGGCGTCTCGATCCGCATCGGCGTCAACGCGGGCAGCCTCGACAAGCGGATCATGGAGAAGTACGGCAAGGCGACGCCCGAGGCGCTCGTCGAGTCGGCGGTCTGGGAGGCCAGCCTCTTCGAGGAGCACGACTTCCACGACTTCAAGATCTCGGTCAAGCACAACGACCCCGTCGTCATGGTGCGGGCCTACGAGCTGCTCGCCGAGCGCGGCGACTGGCCGCTGCACCTCGGCGTCACCGAGGCCGGCCCCGCGTTCCAGGGCACCATCAAGTCGGCCACCGCCTTCGGCGCCCTGCTGAGCAAGGGCATCGGCGACACCATCCGCGTCTCGCTCTCGGCCCCGCCGGTCGAGGAGGTCAAGGTCGGCAACCAGATCCTCCAGTCGCTCAACCTGCGCCCGCGCAAGCTCGAGATCGTCTCGTGCCCGTCGTGCGGTCGTGCCCAGGTCGACGTCTACACCCTCGCCGACCAGGTGACCGCCGGCCTCGAGGGCATGACCGTGCCGCTGCGCGTCGCCGTCATGGGCTGCGTCGTCAACGGCCCGGGTGAGGCGCGCGAGGCCGACCTCGGTGTCGCGTCCGGCAACGGCAAGGGCCAGATCTTCGTCAAGGGCGAGGTCATCAAGACCGTCCCCGAGAGCCAGATCGTCGAGACCCTCATCGAGGAGGCCATGCGCCTCGCCGACGAGATGGGCGAGCCCGTCGACGAGGAGTCGGCAGGGACGCCGTCGGTCACCGTCGGCTGA
- a CDS encoding uridine kinase, with the protein MSTTSPQRDAVVRSLRDGIVALRPRERVAVAVDGVDGAGKSVLAAELAAEVAPHRRVLHLTVDGFHRPRAQRYRTGRGPEGFYRDSYDYDALQALVLQPFRAGRPVMTAVRDVATDRALGPEPVPVGADTVLIVDGIFLQRPELAGAWDAAVFVDVPFAVSVPRGNDRFAGDHDPDPEAASNRRYVEGQRLYLADADPRASATWVVDNTDLAHPVLLSRP; encoded by the coding sequence GTGTCCACGACCTCACCGCAACGGGATGCCGTCGTGCGCAGTCTGCGCGACGGCATCGTCGCGCTCCGGCCCCGTGAGCGGGTGGCGGTCGCCGTCGACGGTGTCGACGGGGCCGGCAAGAGCGTGCTGGCAGCAGAGCTCGCCGCCGAGGTCGCCCCGCACCGCCGGGTGCTGCACCTGACGGTCGACGGCTTCCACCGGCCGCGTGCGCAGCGCTACCGCACCGGCCGGGGGCCCGAGGGCTTCTACCGCGACTCCTACGACTACGACGCGCTGCAGGCGCTGGTGCTGCAGCCCTTCCGGGCCGGACGGCCGGTCATGACGGCCGTGCGCGACGTCGCCACCGACCGCGCCCTGGGGCCCGAGCCGGTGCCCGTCGGGGCCGACACGGTGCTGATCGTGGACGGCATCTTCCTGCAGCGCCCCGAGCTGGCCGGCGCGTGGGACGCCGCCGTGTTCGTCGACGTCCCGTTCGCCGTCTCGGTGCCGCGGGGCAACGACCGCTTCGCCGGCGACCACGACCCCGACCCGGAGGCGGCGTCGAACCGGCGCTACGTCGAGGGCCAGCGGCTCTACCTCGCGGACGCCGACCCGCGCGCGTCGGCGACGTGGGTGGTCGACAACACCGACCTGGCCCATCCGGTCCTGCTGAGCCGCCCGTGA
- a CDS encoding Pls/PosA family non-ribosomal peptide synthetase has product MTDPLLAAERAAAPRTLVDVLAATVAAHPDAPALDDTRSVLTYAELAEHVEAMASALLAAGVRPGDTVGVRAPSGTHDLYVSILGILRAGAAYVPVDADDPQERADLVFGEARVSAVVTAGRTIERTNTRTGTGTGTETGEPLDAATEPAAPALPDVQPADDAWVIFTSGSTGVPKGVAVTHRSAAAFVDAEARIFLQDSPIGPDDRVLAGLSVAFDASCEEMWLAWAHGACLVPAPRALVRTGMDLGPWLVAQGITVVSTVPTLAALWPVEALEPVRLLIFGGEACPPDIVARLATPEREVWNTYGPTEATVVACAAVMTGDGPVRIGLPLDGWDLVVVGEDERPVEPGATGQLIIGGVGLARYLDPAKDAEKFAPMPTLGWERAYRSGDLVVNDPDGLVFVGRADEQVKLGGRRIELGEVDAALQGLPTVTGAAAAVKTTPSGTQVLVGYVVPVDPSTFDAADATARLRDELPAALVPLLAVVAELPTRTSGKVDRAALPWPLPGAAGGADDGDDDALTGTEGWLAEQWTSVLGARVTSADADFFSLGGGSLSAAQLVSLLRRRAPTVTVADLYDRPRLAAQAELVEASQPREGEGAPTRHVRRIPRRTQLVQTVVSLVLLTVKGLQWVVALVTATELLRLLDLAPWARPTSWWVLAVGWVAFVTPVGRMSLSALGARILLHGVRPGTYPRGGRVQLRLWAAERLTEALGAVSMAGAPWILVYARALGARVGRGVDLHSVPPVTGMLTLGDGASIEPEVDLSGYWMDGDVVHVGAIHVGAGASVGARSTIGPDVRIGRGALVEAGSTVLSDVSGATTVAGSPARRVGGGGSGSGRWPSERPSRRVAWVPVYGVSSVGLALVPLLSLLPALLVLAPMLRGATSYADAAGTLYAAVPLVTVLAFLTLALVTVVVVRLLGLGLSEGFHPVRGRVGWQVWMTERLLDQARTMLFPVYASLATPTWLRLLGARIGKDVEASTVLLLPRMTTVADGAFLADDTLVAGYELGRGWMRIERAKIGKRAFLGNSGMTAPGRRVPKNGLVAVLSAAPQKSKAGSSWLGSPPVRLRRAAQGGDDERTFAPPTRLKVLRGLVELCRIVPVMVTVALGVTVLVALAWVVDRMGLVVAALLSGVVLAAVGAVAAAVTTAAKWAVVGPIRAVEHPLWSSFVWRNEVVDTFVEMVAGPWFAWTATGTPAINVWLRTLGARIGHGVWCETYWLPEADLVTLGDGVTVNRGCVLQTHLFHDRIMAMDAVTLGQGATLGPNGVILPAAAIEQGATVGPGSLVLRGESVPPGSRWTGNPIAPWPLDATATTTASDPGVGALGGRSPDGRATDVGAVR; this is encoded by the coding sequence GTGACCGACCCGCTGCTGGCCGCAGAGCGGGCCGCCGCGCCACGCACCCTCGTCGACGTCCTCGCGGCGACCGTCGCGGCACACCCCGACGCTCCGGCGCTCGACGACACCCGGTCGGTGCTCACCTACGCCGAGCTGGCCGAGCACGTCGAGGCGATGGCGTCCGCACTGCTCGCGGCGGGCGTGCGACCCGGCGACACGGTCGGGGTGCGGGCGCCGTCGGGCACCCACGACCTCTACGTGTCGATCCTCGGCATCCTGCGTGCGGGGGCCGCCTACGTGCCCGTCGACGCCGACGACCCGCAGGAGCGGGCCGACCTCGTCTTCGGCGAGGCGCGGGTGAGCGCCGTCGTCACGGCCGGGCGCACCATCGAGCGGACCAACACACGCACCGGCACCGGCACCGGTACAGAGACAGGCGAACCCCTCGACGCGGCAACGGAACCCGCTGCACCCGCCCTGCCCGACGTGCAGCCGGCCGACGACGCCTGGGTCATCTTCACCTCCGGCTCGACGGGGGTGCCCAAGGGCGTCGCCGTGACCCACCGCTCGGCCGCCGCGTTCGTCGACGCCGAGGCGCGGATCTTCCTGCAGGACAGCCCGATCGGGCCCGACGACCGCGTGCTCGCCGGCCTGTCGGTCGCCTTCGACGCGTCGTGTGAGGAGATGTGGCTGGCGTGGGCGCACGGGGCGTGCCTCGTGCCGGCGCCCCGCGCCCTGGTTCGCACCGGCATGGACCTCGGCCCGTGGCTCGTGGCCCAGGGCATCACCGTGGTCTCGACGGTGCCGACCCTGGCCGCGCTCTGGCCGGTCGAGGCGCTCGAGCCCGTGCGCCTGCTCATCTTCGGCGGGGAGGCGTGCCCGCCCGACATCGTGGCCCGTCTCGCCACGCCGGAGCGCGAGGTCTGGAACACGTACGGCCCGACCGAAGCCACCGTCGTCGCGTGCGCCGCGGTCATGACGGGCGACGGCCCCGTGCGCATCGGCCTGCCCCTCGACGGCTGGGACCTCGTCGTCGTGGGGGAGGACGAGCGACCCGTCGAGCCCGGCGCCACCGGTCAGCTCATCATCGGCGGGGTGGGCCTGGCCCGCTACCTCGACCCGGCCAAGGACGCCGAGAAGTTCGCGCCGATGCCCACCCTCGGGTGGGAGCGTGCCTACCGCTCAGGCGATCTCGTCGTCAACGACCCCGACGGCCTCGTCTTCGTCGGACGCGCCGACGAGCAGGTGAAGCTCGGTGGGCGACGCATCGAGCTCGGGGAGGTCGACGCGGCCCTGCAGGGCCTGCCCACCGTCACGGGGGCGGCGGCGGCCGTCAAGACGACCCCGAGCGGCACGCAGGTGCTCGTCGGCTACGTCGTGCCGGTCGACCCCTCCACGTTCGACGCGGCCGACGCCACCGCGCGGCTGCGTGACGAGCTGCCGGCCGCGCTCGTGCCGCTGCTCGCCGTCGTCGCCGAGCTGCCCACCCGCACCTCCGGCAAGGTCGACCGGGCCGCGCTGCCGTGGCCGCTGCCCGGCGCGGCCGGTGGCGCCGACGACGGCGACGACGACGCGCTTACCGGTACCGAGGGGTGGCTGGCCGAGCAGTGGACGAGCGTGCTCGGCGCCCGCGTCACCTCGGCCGACGCCGACTTCTTCTCGCTCGGCGGCGGCAGCCTGTCGGCCGCGCAGCTCGTCTCGCTGCTGCGCCGTCGGGCGCCCACCGTCACCGTCGCGGACCTCTACGACCGGCCGCGGCTCGCGGCCCAGGCCGAGCTGGTCGAGGCGTCGCAGCCGAGGGAGGGCGAGGGCGCACCCACGCGCCACGTCCGCCGCATCCCCCGTCGTACGCAGCTCGTGCAGACCGTCGTCTCGCTCGTGCTGCTCACCGTCAAGGGCCTGCAGTGGGTCGTGGCGCTGGTCACCGCCACCGAGCTGCTGCGACTGCTCGACCTCGCCCCCTGGGCGAGGCCCACCTCGTGGTGGGTGCTCGCCGTCGGCTGGGTCGCCTTCGTGACGCCGGTGGGGCGGATGTCGCTGTCGGCGCTGGGCGCCCGCATCCTGCTGCACGGTGTGCGACCCGGCACCTACCCCCGGGGTGGGCGGGTGCAGCTGCGGCTGTGGGCCGCCGAGCGGCTCACCGAGGCCCTCGGCGCCGTCTCCATGGCCGGCGCCCCGTGGATCCTCGTCTACGCGCGTGCCCTCGGAGCGAGGGTCGGCCGCGGCGTCGACCTGCACAGCGTGCCCCCGGTCACCGGGATGCTGACCCTCGGCGACGGAGCCAGCATCGAGCCCGAGGTCGACCTCTCGGGCTACTGGATGGACGGCGACGTCGTGCACGTCGGCGCCATCCATGTCGGGGCCGGCGCGAGCGTCGGTGCCCGAAGCACCATCGGCCCGGACGTGCGCATCGGTCGCGGCGCGCTCGTCGAGGCCGGGTCGACCGTGCTCTCCGACGTGTCGGGGGCGACCACCGTGGCCGGGTCACCGGCCCGCCGCGTCGGTGGCGGCGGCAGCGGCTCGGGCCGCTGGCCCTCGGAACGGCCGTCGCGACGCGTGGCCTGGGTGCCGGTCTACGGGGTCTCGTCGGTCGGGCTCGCCCTCGTGCCGCTGCTGTCGCTGCTGCCCGCCCTGCTCGTGCTCGCCCCGATGCTGCGCGGGGCGACGTCGTACGCCGACGCCGCCGGCACCCTGTACGCGGCCGTACCGCTCGTCACGGTGCTCGCCTTCCTCACCCTGGCTCTCGTGACGGTCGTCGTCGTGCGGCTGCTCGGTCTCGGCCTGAGCGAGGGTTTCCACCCCGTGCGCGGCCGGGTGGGCTGGCAGGTGTGGATGACCGAGCGGCTGCTCGACCAGGCCCGCACCATGCTCTTCCCCGTCTACGCCAGCCTCGCCACCCCGACGTGGCTGCGGCTGCTGGGCGCCCGCATCGGCAAGGACGTCGAGGCCTCGACCGTGCTGCTGCTGCCGCGCATGACGACGGTCGCCGACGGCGCCTTCCTCGCGGACGACACCCTCGTGGCCGGCTACGAGCTCGGCCGCGGCTGGATGCGCATCGAGCGGGCCAAGATCGGCAAGCGCGCCTTCCTCGGCAACTCCGGCATGACCGCGCCCGGTCGCCGGGTGCCGAAGAACGGGCTCGTGGCCGTGCTGTCGGCCGCGCCGCAGAAGTCGAAGGCGGGCTCGAGCTGGCTGGGCAGCCCGCCGGTGCGCCTGCGCCGCGCGGCCCAGGGCGGTGACGACGAGCGCACCTTCGCCCCGCCCACCCGCCTCAAGGTGCTCCGCGGTCTCGTCGAGCTGTGCCGCATCGTGCCCGTCATGGTCACGGTCGCCCTCGGCGTCACCGTCCTCGTCGCGCTGGCCTGGGTCGTCGACCGGATGGGCCTCGTCGTGGCCGCCCTGCTGTCAGGGGTGGTGCTGGCCGCCGTCGGCGCCGTCGCCGCGGCGGTGACGACGGCGGCCAAGTGGGCGGTCGTCGGGCCGATCCGCGCGGTCGAGCACCCGTTGTGGAGCTCGTTCGTCTGGCGCAACGAGGTCGTCGACACCTTCGTCGAGATGGTCGCCGGCCCCTGGTTCGCGTGGACGGCCACCGGCACCCCCGCCATCAACGTCTGGCTGCGCACGCTCGGCGCCCGCATCGGGCACGGCGTGTGGTGCGAGACGTACTGGCTGCCCGAGGCCGATCTCGTCACCCTCGGCGACGGCGTCACGGTCAACCGGGGCTGCGTCCTGCAGACGCACCTCTTCCACGACCGCATCATGGCGATGGACGCCGTGACGCTCGGACAGGGGGCGACGCTCGGCCCGAACGGGGTGATCCTCCCCGCCGCCGCCATCGAGCAGGGGGCGACCGTGGGGCCGGGCTCGCTCGTGCTCCGCGGGGAGTCGGTCCCGCCCGGCAGCCGGTGGACGGGCAACCCCATCGCCCCCTGGCCGCTCGACGCGACGGCCACCACGACGGCATCCGACCCGGGGGTGGGTGCACTCGGCGGCCGATCGCCGGACGGGCGGGCCACCGACGTCGGGGCCGTCCGCTGA